From one Labeo rohita strain BAU-BD-2019 chromosome 8, IGBB_LRoh.1.0, whole genome shotgun sequence genomic stretch:
- the mmp9 gene encoding matrix metalloproteinase-9 produces MRLGVLAFLVLGTCSLRAWCVPLKSVYVTFPGDVIKNMTDIQLADEYLKRYGYIDVLQKSGLQAVTSPSKALKKLQNQFGLEETGKLDQPTIDAMKQPRCGVPDIRNYQTFAGDLKWDHNDVTYRILNYSPDMEATLIDDAFARAFKVWSDVTPLTFRRLFEGTADIMISFGKADHGDPYPFDGKDGLLAHAYPPGEGIQGDAHFDDDEYWTLGTGPAIKTHYGNADGAMCHFPFLFEGKSYSTCTAEGRTDGLPWCATTADYDKDQKFGFCPSELLFTFDGNSNGAPCVFPFVFQGVKYDSCTTEGRTDGYRWCATTANFDTDKKYGFCPNRDTAVIGGNSEGEPCQFPFTFLGNKYSGCTSEGRNDGKLWCATTSDYDTDKKWGFCPDRGYSLFLVAAHEFGHALGLDHSNIKDALMFPMYKYVEDFSLHRDDIEGIQYLYGPKTGPDPTPPVPQSTTSSSIVPTKSTTVSTTVHVDPSKDACQIKEFDAITEIQKELHFFKDGYYWKTSNKGDRKGPFLISQKWPALPAVIHAAFEDQLTQKIYFFSEKQFWVYTGNDVLGPRKIEKLGLPNNLDRVDGAVQRGKGKVLLFNGENFWRLDVKAQMIDRGYPRFVDTVFGGVPTDSHDVFLYKGFFYFCRESFYWRMNAKRQVDRVGYVKHDLLKC; encoded by the exons ATGAGGCTTGGAGTGCTGGCGTTTCTGGTTCTTGGAACCTGCTCTTTGAGAGCCTGGTGTGTGCCGCTCAAATCCGTGTATGTGACGTTCCCTGGAGATGTGATCAAGAATATGACCGACATACAGCTGGCAGAT gagTACCTGAAGCGTTATGGCTACATAGATGTCCTCCAGAAGAGCGGACTGCAGGCAGTCACGTCTCCTTCTAAAGCACTGAAGAAGCTCCAGAATCAGTTCGGGCTGGAGGAGACGGGCAAACTTGACCAGCCCACGATTGATGCCATGAAGCAGCCTCGCTGTGGTGTCCCAGACATCCGCAACTATCAGACTTTCGCTGGAGACCTCAAGTGGGATCACAATGATGTTACATACAG GATTTTGAACTACTCACCTGACATGGAAGCCACTTTGATCGATGACGCCTTTGCCAGAGCCTTCAAAGTCTGGAGTGACGTGACTCCTCTGACGTTCAGGCGCCTCTTCGAAGGCACTGCTGACATCATGATCTCCTTTGGGAAAGCAG atcaCGGCGATCCCTACCCCTTTGATGGGAAAGATGGGCTGCTGGCTCACGCCTACCCTCCAGGTGAGGGAATCCAGGGGGATGCTCATTTTGATGATGATGAATACTGGACCCTTGGCACTGGACCCG CAATTAAAACCCACTACGGTAATGCTGATGGTGCGATGTGTCACTTCCCTTTCCTGTTTGAGGGAAAATCCTACTCCACCTGCACCGCAGAGGGGCGCACAGATGGTCTCCCCTGGTGCGCAACCACCGCAGACTACGACAAGGACCAGAAATTTGGCTTCTGTCCCAGTGAGC tTCTCTTCACATTTGACGGGAACAGCAACGGAGCTCCATGTGTTTTCCCATTCGTGTTTCAGGGGGTAAAATATGACTCGTGCACCACAGAAGGACGAACCGATGGGTATCGCTGGTGTGCCACTACAGCTAACTTTGACACTGATAAGAAGTATGGATTCTGCCCTAACAGAG ACACAGCTGTGATTGGTGGAAATTCCGAAGGTGAGCCATGCCAGTTTCCTTTCACCTTCCTCGGAAACAAATACTCTGGTTGCACCAGTGAAGGCCGTAACGATGGAAAACTCTGGTGTGCAACTACCAGCGACTATGACACGGATAAAAAATGGGGATTTTGCCCTGATAGAG GATACAGTCTGTTTCTGGTGGCTGCTCATGAGTTTGGACACGCACTTGGTTTGGACCACTCCAACATCAAAGATGCTCTGATGTTTCCAATGTACAAATACGTAGAGGATTTCTCTCTGCATCGTGATGATATCGAGGGCATTCAGTATCTCTATG GACCTAAAACTGGCCCTGATCCAACTCCTCCAGTACCACAGTCCACCACTTCTTCTTCGATTGTGCCAACAAAATCCACCACAGTTTCTACCACAGTACATGTAGACCCTTCAAAGGATGCTTGTCAAATCAAAGAATTTGATGCCATCACTGAAATCCAGAAAGAGCTTCACTTCTTCAAGGATGG GTACTACTGGAAGACCTCAAACAAAGGAGATCGCAAAGGTCCTTTCTTGATTTCTCAGAAGTGGCCTGCCCTGCCAGCCGTCATTCACGCTGCCTTTGAGGACCAGCTCACGCAAAAGATCTACTTCTTTTCAG aaaaacagttcTGGGTTTATACTGGAAATGACGTGCTTGGACCACGTAAAATCGAGAAGCTTGGCCTGCCAAACAACTTGGACAGAGTCGATGGAGCTGTGCAGAGAGGAAAAGGCAAGGTGCTCCTGTTTAATGGGGAGAACTTCTGGAG ACTTGATGTGAAGGCTCAGATGATAGACAGAGGATACCCACGATTCGTTGACACCGTTTTTGGTGGAGTGCCCACTGATTCACATGATGTGTTCCTCTACAAGG gaTTCTTCTACTTCTGCCGGGAGAGTTTCTACTGGAGAATGAATGCCAAAAGGCAGGTTGACCGAGTCGGTTATGTGAAGCACGACCTCCTAAAATGCTAA